The Deltaproteobacteria bacterium genome includes the window CGCTCGAACAGGTCCTCCACCGTCAGTTGCTCTACTATCTTGCCGGCGTACATCACCGCCACCCGGTCGCAGATGCGCGCGAGCGTGCCCAGGTCGTGGGTGATGTAGAGGATGGAGAGGTTGGACTCCTTCTGTATTTCCTTGAGAAGGCGCAGGTACTGGGCCTGGATGGTCACGTCCAGGGAGGTGGTGGGCTCGTCGGCGATAAGGACCTTGGGGCCGGCGGAGATGGCCGTGGCGCCCACGACCCGTTGGCGCATGCCGCCGCTGAACTGGTGCGGATAGTCCTTGAGACGCGACTCGGGCGCAGGGATGCGCACCAGGCTCAGGAGCTTCGCGACCCGCTCCCGGATGCCCGAGCGCGGCACGATGCGGTGCACGCGCAACGGCTCCGCCACTTGGTCGCCGATGGAGAACACCGGGTTGAGGGTGCTGAGGGGGTCCTGCAGGATCATGGCGATCTGCCGCCCCCGGACCCGGCGCATCTCCTCCTCGGACAGGCGCAGCAGGTCCCGGCCCTGGAACAGCACCTGGCCGCCGACGATGCGGCCGGCCGGGCGCGGCACCAGCCGCAGGATCGACAGGCTGGTCATGCTCTTGCCGCAGCCGGACTCGCCCAGAAGTCCCAGGGACTCGCGCTCGCCGAGCGAGAAGGAAACGCCGTCCACCGCCTTGCCCGTGCCCCAGCGGGTGAAGAAGTACGTCCTCAGGTCCTTGACTTCCAGGAGCGGTGCGCGGGGAGCGTTGGCGAGCGTGTCCATGACATCCACAGGAGCGCGGAACGGCGGCCCAACGCATCTTGACACAAAATCGATGGTAGTAGTAACCGTAACTTCAAGGAGCGCACCGACACCGTAGCCGCCTCCGGAACGGCAGCATCGCCCGGGGCCGCGCGGCGGCCGCGGTTCCGACACACCAACGCGAGACCCTGCTTGGAGAAACTTCAATGGATAACTTCGGGAACACACTGGTCATCGACGCGGACGGGCACGTCAACGAGGGTGACATCGACTTCAAACCCTGGCTGCCCGAGAAGTACAAGTCGTTGGCGCCGGTACGTCTCAAGGACAATCGGGGCGGCAACCGCCTGATGCTGGAGGGGCGCATCTGGCCGGCCAACGAGGGACCTGGGCCGGGTGTGACGGGGCCGATGACCGAAGAGGCACGCAAGGGCCGACCGGGCATGACCGACCCCAAGGAACGCCTCAAGGACATGGACCTCGAAGGCATCGACGTGGCGGTGATCTTCGGCACGCAGATCGCGCTCACGGTGAACGGGATCATGGACAAGGGTCTGGCCGGCGCCCTCTGCCGCGCGGTCAACGAATGGCTGATCGAATATTGCTCCGCGGACACCAGCCGCCTGCGAGCGGTGGGGCTCATCCCCTGCCAGGACCCCGACGCGGCCGTGCGCGAGCTCCACTACCTGGCCGACCATGGCGCCACCACCGCCATGCTGCCCACCAACGTCTACGGCCGGAACATGGGCGACCCCATGTTCGACCCCATCTACGCCGCGGCCCAGGAAATCGGCATGCCGCTGTCGGTGCATCCGCAGACCGGCCACGACGGGATTCCCGGCGTGTCCGGCGTGATGGGCGCCGGCAGCCGGCGCTTCTACAAGTACGTGTACGTGCACATGACCGCATTCCCCTTCGAACTGATGATCGCCATGATGCACATGCTCGGCGAGGGGGTGTTCGACCGCTATCCCAGCCTCAAGATCGCTTACATGGAGGGCGGCGCCGGCTGGCTCCCCTTCTGGATGGAACGCCTCGACGAGCACATGGAGAAGCTGGCGCCACAGATGCCGGAGATGCGCCGCCGTCCCAGCGCGGTCGTCCAAAGCGACCAGCTCGTGCTCTCGTGCGAGTCCGAGGAGACCGGCCTGGACCGGGTGCTGGAGGCCTCGGGCGCCGCCACCGTGCTCTACGCGTCGGACTACTGCCACTGGGACTGCCACTTCCCCTACTCGGTCCGGGACGTCATCTCCGGCGGCGACCTGAGCTTCGAGCAGAAGGAACAGGTGTTGTACAAGAACGCCGTGGAGTTCTTCGATCTGAAGGACCTGCCCGAGCCCGCGGCGCTGGCCAAGGCCATGGGCACGTGGGACAGCCATAACGGGGGAGTCCCGCCGGCCTAGACCCCGGATCGTCATTCCCGCGAAAGCGGGAATCCAGGGGTGGGGCAAGGGAACACGCCGCTATACCCCGCTCCACCCCTGGATTCCCGCATTCGCGGGAATGACGATCCGGGGGCGTGACAATTCAACCAGTCTTCTGCGGCACAAGCTCCTAGAGGCAGGACACGGATGGCGGCGACCGGCCCGGGCTCTCACCGGCATCCGTGACGATACGAACCCACAGGCATCGGACAAACGGGATCACTGGAGGAACACCATGAACACCCAGGCACGCATCGGCCTTATCATTCCGTCAGCCAACCGGCTCACCGAGCCCCAGTTCAACCGCTACGCGCCGGCGGACATGGACATCCACGTCACCCGCCTGCGCATGACCGGCAAGTGGAGCAAGCCCCTCGACGAACTCCAGGGAGCCATCGAGGAAGCCGCGGCAGTCTTGTCCGACACCAGCCCGGACGTGATCGTGTTCCATTGCACGGCGAACTCGATGGAGGGGGGCCTCGCCGGCGAGGAGCGGATCACCGAATGGGTCGGCCGGGCAAGCGGATGCACCGCCGTCACCACCAGCCAGGCCATCACCGAGGCGCTCAACGAGCTGGCGATCCGCAAGCTCGTGCTCATCAGCCCCTACGTGGAGAAAACGAACCAGGCGGAAGTGCGCTACATGGACGAAGCCGGCTTCGAGGTGGTCCACGAGTTGGGACTGGGCCTCCCGGGAAGCGACGACTACATCGCGGTGACTCCGGAGCAATGGCTGGACATCACCTGCGACAACTCCCGTGACGAAGCCGAGGGCTACTTCCTGAGCTGCACCAACACGCGCATGATCGAAACCATCGAAGCGGTGGAGAGCCGCCTCGCCCGTCCCGTGGTTTCGAGCAACCAGGCGGCGCTGTGGGCCTGTCTGCGGCGCATGGACCGGCCGACGTCCATACCAGGGCTCGGGCGCCTGTGCGCCGAGGGATAACAGTTGAACCGTCATTCCGGCGGAACAGCCTGTGTCAAGACTTCGCTTGGACAAGAAACGGCACCAAGGCCCCACATCGTCATTCCCGCGAAAGCGGGAATCCAGGGGTGGAGCGGGGTCAAACGGGTGTATTCCCCGCCGCACCCCGCCTGGATTCCCGCTTTCGCGGGAATAACGTTCTGTTACCTTGGCACAGCCGGGGAAGCCCGTATCCGTCCGAAACACGTTTGACAACCTCTCACCGCCGGCAGTACAAACATCCCAAGGCGCTGCCCCTGCGTCCACGCATTCCAACCGCGGCGCCGTTTCTCCCAGGAGGCTAACATGGCAGGAGTCATCGATGCGGATACGCATATCGCCGAGCCCGAGGCGATGTGGAAGTTCTTCGACGAGGACATGTACCCGCGCCGCCCGGTGCTGACGTCCATCACCGACGACACGCTGTACGGCACGCGCAACAAGTTCTGGCTCATCGACGGCAACATCTTTCCGAAGCCCTCTGGCAAGGGGGGATTCAGGCTGGTGACGCCGACCGCGGCCACGCAGGAAACGGAACGGAACGACAGCCTCATCGCGAGCCGCGAGATCACCGACGTGGGTGTGCGGCTTGCGGACATGGACCGCCTCGGCATCGAGACACAGGTGATCTACCCCACGCTGTTCCTCGTTTATCTCACCGAGGACGTGGACCTGGAGATCGCGCTGTGCAAGGCCTACAACCGCTTCATGTGGGAGGTGGAGGAGAAGGCCGGAGGACGGATGCGCTGGAACGCGGTGCTGCCGCTCCGCTCGGTGGACGCGTCCATCGACGAGATGCGCCTGGCCAAGGAGCACGGCGCCGTGGGCATCTTCTTCCGCGGCATGGAAGGCGACCGGACCCTGGACGACCCCTACTTCTTCCCGGTGTACGAGGAGGCCAACTCGCTGGAGCTGCCCATCTGCATCCACACGGGCTCGGGCTGCCCCACCCTCACCAACATGTTCAACCTGGAGCGCAACCACACCTTCGCCCACGGCCGGGTGCTGCCCATCTTCGCCTTCCGGGACATCATCCACAACCGCATCCCGGAGATGTTCCCCAAGCTGCGCTTCGGTTTCATAGAGGCGTCGGCGGGCTGGGTACCGTTCCTGCTGCACATCCTGCGGCGTCTGCTGAAGCAGCAGTTCAAGTTCGAGAGCAGCGTGGAGCTGTTCCGGAAGTACCGGCTGTTCGTGGCCTGCGAAGCCGACGAGGACATCCCGTACCTGATCCGCTACATGGGCGAGGACAACATCGTCATCGGTTCCGACTACGGCCACAACGATCCCTCGTTCGAACCGGAGCTGGCCCAGACCATCCGTTCGCGCGAGGACCTGTCGCCCGCCATCGCGGACAAGATCCTGAGCGAGAACCCGAAACAGCTCTACGCGCTGTGAGGCGCTGAAACGCGGCGGCCGCCGGGGCGTGATTCCCGGCCGGCGCCGCAATCGCGAGCCCGCCATGATGATCATCGATTCCGACACGCATATCGCCGAGCCCCTCGGCATGTGGGACCACCTCGACGCAGACCTCTACCCGCGCCGCCCGGTGCTGGCCAAGGTACCCGAGGACACACTCTATGGTCCGCGCAATGCCTTCTGGCTCATCGACGGCAACATCGTGCCCAAGCCCAACGGCAAGGGCGGCTTCCGGCTGGTGACGCCGTCCGCCTCGAAGCTCGAATCGTCGCGCAGCGACAGCCTCATCGCCAGCCGCGAGATCACCCGGCCGGAGGTGCGGCTGGCGGACATGGACCGGCTCGGCATCGACGTGCAGGTCATCTATCCGACGCTGTTCCTGGTCTACCTGACCCACGACGTGGAGCTGGAGATCGGTCTGTGCAAGGCATACAACCGCTACATGTGGGAGGTGCAACGGACCGGGAAGAACCGCCTGCTGTGGACCGCGGTACTGCCGCTCCGCTCCATCGAGGCTTCCATCGACGAGATGCGCCTGGCCAAGGAGCACGACGCCGTGGGCATCTTCTTTCGCGGCATGGAAGGCGACCGGACCCTGGATGACCCCTACTTCTTCCCGGTCTACGAGGAAGCCGCCAGACTGGATCTGCCCATCTGCATTCACACGGGCATGGGCGCGCCGTCCATCATCAACCTGTTCAGCGTCGAGCGGAACTTCTCGTTCGCGCAAGGACGGGTGCTGCCGATCTTCGCCTTCCGGGACCTCGTGGCCAACCGCATTCCCGAACAGTTCCCCGGCCTTCGCTTCGGCTTCATCGAGGCCTCCGCCGGCTGGGTGCCGTTCATGCTGCACATCCTGAAACGGCTGATGAAGAGCGACTGGAAGCACAAGTCCGACGAGGGCCTGTTCCAGGAATACCGCCTGTTCGTGGCCTGCGAGGCGGACGAGGATGTCCCTTATCTCGTGGACTACATCGGCGAGGACCACCTGCTCATCGGATCGGACTATGGCCATCAGGACCCCTCGTTCGAGCCGGATCTCACGGGCACCATCCGCGGCCGTGAGGACATCCCGCAACGGGTGGCCGACAAGATGTTCAGCGACAACGCCAGGCAATTCTACGGGATCAACGGCGCCTGATATTCCACCAACCCGTTTTCGAGACGAAAGGAGAACCCCATGCGCGCAAACGCGTTTCCGGTCATCGACGGCGACGGCCACATCATGGAGAACGCCAGCGAGATCATGCCCTTCATGGGCGAGAAGTACGTGGGCAGCGATGGGCAGCCGGCGTGGGCGCGCATGTACTCGCTGTTCCCGTCGCTGGACGGGTGGACCCGGCTGTCGAACATGAGCTCGTCGGGGCTCCGGGACTATCCCGACTGCGACATGTGGGTTTCCTTTCTCGACGACTGCGGCATCGACCGCACCATCGTCTATCCCACGGCGGGTCTGGGCTACGGGCTCATCCAGGACCCGACCTACGCCGTCAACATCGCCCACGCCTACAACACGTGGCTGCACCGCTACTACATGGACAAGACAT containing:
- a CDS encoding amidohydrolase family protein is translated as MMIIDSDTHIAEPLGMWDHLDADLYPRRPVLAKVPEDTLYGPRNAFWLIDGNIVPKPNGKGGFRLVTPSASKLESSRSDSLIASREITRPEVRLADMDRLGIDVQVIYPTLFLVYLTHDVELEIGLCKAYNRYMWEVQRTGKNRLLWTAVLPLRSIEASIDEMRLAKEHDAVGIFFRGMEGDRTLDDPYFFPVYEEAARLDLPICIHTGMGAPSIINLFSVERNFSFAQGRVLPIFAFRDLVANRIPEQFPGLRFGFIEASAGWVPFMLHILKRLMKSDWKHKSDEGLFQEYRLFVACEADEDVPYLVDYIGEDHLLIGSDYGHQDPSFEPDLTGTIRGREDIPQRVADKMFSDNARQFYGINGA
- a CDS encoding amidohydrolase family protein — protein: MDNFGNTLVIDADGHVNEGDIDFKPWLPEKYKSLAPVRLKDNRGGNRLMLEGRIWPANEGPGPGVTGPMTEEARKGRPGMTDPKERLKDMDLEGIDVAVIFGTQIALTVNGIMDKGLAGALCRAVNEWLIEYCSADTSRLRAVGLIPCQDPDAAVRELHYLADHGATTAMLPTNVYGRNMGDPMFDPIYAAAQEIGMPLSVHPQTGHDGIPGVSGVMGAGSRRFYKYVYVHMTAFPFELMIAMMHMLGEGVFDRYPSLKIAYMEGGAGWLPFWMERLDEHMEKLAPQMPEMRRRPSAVVQSDQLVLSCESEETGLDRVLEASGAATVLYASDYCHWDCHFPYSVRDVISGGDLSFEQKEQVLYKNAVEFFDLKDLPEPAALAKAMGTWDSHNGGVPPA
- a CDS encoding ABC transporter ATP-binding protein, with protein sequence MDTLANAPRAPLLEVKDLRTYFFTRWGTGKAVDGVSFSLGERESLGLLGESGCGKSMTSLSILRLVPRPAGRIVGGQVLFQGRDLLRLSEEEMRRVRGRQIAMILQDPLSTLNPVFSIGDQVAEPLRVHRIVPRSGIRERVAKLLSLVRIPAPESRLKDYPHQFSGGMRQRVVGATAISAGPKVLIADEPTTSLDVTIQAQYLRLLKEIQKESNLSILYITHDLGTLARICDRVAVMYAGKIVEQLTVEDLFERPAHPYTEALLQSVPRMDRKVHRFVSIEGSPPLVHDLPPGCAFAPRCPRAQDICRREFPPVTKLDDGHSVACWLHAKDPHDSVPAGSQERP
- a CDS encoding amidohydrolase family protein, with product MAGVIDADTHIAEPEAMWKFFDEDMYPRRPVLTSITDDTLYGTRNKFWLIDGNIFPKPSGKGGFRLVTPTAATQETERNDSLIASREITDVGVRLADMDRLGIETQVIYPTLFLVYLTEDVDLEIALCKAYNRFMWEVEEKAGGRMRWNAVLPLRSVDASIDEMRLAKEHGAVGIFFRGMEGDRTLDDPYFFPVYEEANSLELPICIHTGSGCPTLTNMFNLERNHTFAHGRVLPIFAFRDIIHNRIPEMFPKLRFGFIEASAGWVPFLLHILRRLLKQQFKFESSVELFRKYRLFVACEADEDIPYLIRYMGEDNIVIGSDYGHNDPSFEPELAQTIRSREDLSPAIADKILSENPKQLYAL